DNA sequence from the Cupriavidus sp. WKF15 genome:
CGCGCGAAGTCGAGCGCGTGGATTCGGGCTACCGTTCGATGATGAGCGTGCAATCGTCGCTGGTGATGGTGCCGATCTATGAATTCGGCAGCGAAGCGCAGAAGCAGAAGTACCTGCCCAAGCTGGCCACCGGCGAGTGGATCGGCTGCTTCGGCCTGACCGAGCCGAACCACGGCTCCGACCCGGGCTCGATGGTCACCCGCGCCAAGAAGGTCGACGGCGGCTATGAGCTGACCGGCGCGAAGATGTGGATCACCAACTCGCCGATCGCCGACGTGTTCGTGGTGTGGGCCAAGCTGGCGGGCGAAGACGGCAAGGAAGATATCCGCGGCTTTATCCTGGAAAAGGGCTGGAAGGGCCTGAGCGCCCCGGCCATCCACGGCAAGGTCGGCCTGCGCACCTCGATCACCGGCGAAATCGTGCTCGACCAGGTCTTTGTGCCGGAAGAGAACATCATGCCGGGCGTGAAGGGCCTGAAGGGTCCGTTCACCTGCCTGAACTCGGCCCGCTACGGCATCGCCTGGGGCGCGCTCGGCGCCGCCGAGTTCTGCTGGCACACCGCCCGCCAGTACACGCTGGACCGCAAGCAGTTCGGCCGCCCCCTGGCCCAGACGCAGCTCGTGCAGAAGAAGCTGGCCGACATGCAGACCGAGATCACGCTGGGCCTGCAGGGCTGCCTGCGCCTGGGCCGCATGAAGGACGAAGGCACCGCGGCAGTCGAGATCACCTCGATCATGAAGCGCAACTCGTGCGGCAAGTCGCTGGACATCGCCCGCGTGGCGCGCGACATGCTCGGCGGCAACGGTATCTCGGACGAATTCGGCGTGATCCGCCACGTGGTGAACCTGGAAGTGGTCAACACCTACGAAGGCACGCACGACATCCATGCGCTGATCCTGGGCCGCGCCCAGACCGGCCTCCAGGCATTCTTCTGAACAAGGTCCACCACGCCTTGTCGACAGGATTTCCGGAATAAAAAAGCCCGGCTGCGAAGCCGGGCGAAGCACACTACCAAGGAGACGACGAGGCTGCCCTCGTCGATAAAACACCTGTCCTGAACGCCGGCCCCGCACCATGCGGGGCCGCGTTCATTTGTTCGGTTGCGGCGTGAGGCGCAGGTAGGGCCGCACCGCCTTGTAGCCTTTCGGGAATTTCTCGCTGATCACCGCCTCATCCTTCAGCGAAGGGACGATCACCACGTCATCGCCGTCCTGCCAGTTGCCGGGCGTGGCCACGCTGTGACTGTCCGTGAGCTGCAGCGAATCGATGACGCGCAGGATCTCGTTGAAGTTGCGCCCGGTACTGGCCGGATAGGTGATGATCAGGCGCACCTTCTTCTTCGGATCGATGATGAACAGCGAGCGCACCGTCAGGGTCTCGTTCGC
Encoded proteins:
- a CDS encoding acyl-CoA dehydrogenase, with product MAANAEFHWADPLLLDQQLTADERMIRDAAAAYCQDKLMPRVLQSFRNEKTDVEIFREMGELGLLGPTIPEQYGGPGLNYVSYGLIAREVERVDSGYRSMMSVQSSLVMVPIYEFGSEAQKQKYLPKLATGEWIGCFGLTEPNHGSDPGSMVTRAKKVDGGYELTGAKMWITNSPIADVFVVWAKLAGEDGKEDIRGFILEKGWKGLSAPAIHGKVGLRTSITGEIVLDQVFVPEENIMPGVKGLKGPFTCLNSARYGIAWGALGAAEFCWHTARQYTLDRKQFGRPLAQTQLVQKKLADMQTEITLGLQGCLRLGRMKDEGTAAVEITSIMKRNSCGKSLDIARVARDMLGGNGISDEFGVIRHVVNLEVVNTYEGTHDIHALILGRAQTGLQAFF